From Cydia strobilella chromosome 7, ilCydStro3.1, whole genome shotgun sequence, one genomic window encodes:
- the LOC134742645 gene encoding leucine-rich repeat-containing protein 74B-like: MSSSGSAETVEVLQLQVHEEESVEPSMSEWSSLVIDLEAPNQKRVLFEQGIYDPGSGEICAAYVSQSDSAVFRHVYYNYPCIPDPGISHALLGPAPKHIYSDDGQELYLTLCKQTNQTPVRIFHRALLGNKADLSYYCVNPYGIQAITKSLINNKTLTSIDLTDNFLNDDACFHLGEMLTTNTMLTELNLSGCRIGPSGTLRLCAGLPTNKILKVINLSRNQMGDSGTDHFAQAIFSRSDVQEVNLSNNSISGKGAQTLSEALEWNNKITHLDLSRNLLYSFPSGLCNLLIELGNSDLLKYINLSWNSLSGTKISGGIKQIFKAKFLQHLDISNNKLSTTEVALDLTVFMSKPKKMVTYNVSYNPISAADSILFIHKLQTKIVKIQKLYMDGITVNVDFIKMLNAMKQLPVKQNVEVTYGYVEGLYKATSADSRETTLNRVEYICKKPKKHKVDIALVIYQLLKEGSNMLEIKEFTDAIKFAGVVLEDGLIAELASIFPGPASKKGAKRVDVAMMGEYMKRKWPERKLPPTPPPEPEPIPAPVPEKGKKGGKEAKGKGKK, encoded by the coding sequence ATGTCCAGCAGCGGGTCTGCTGAGACCGTGGAAGTCTTACAACTACAAGTCCATGAGGAGGAATCAGTGGAACCTTCCATGTCTGAATGGTCTTCACTCGTCATCGATTTAGAAGCCCCTAATCAGAAGAGAGTACTATTCGAACAGGGTATCTACGACCCAGGAAGTGGAGAAATATGTGCCGCTTACGTCAGCCAGTCTGACAGCGCAGTCTTCAGACATGTTTACTACAATTACCCCTGCATACCTGACCCTGGGATATCACACGCGTTATTAGGACCAGCGCCTAAACACATCTACTCTGACGACGGCCAAGAGCTTTACCTAACTTTATGCAAGCAGACGAATCAGACACCGGTTCGAATTTTCCACAGAGCGCTGCTCGGAAATAAGGCAGACTTGAGCTATTACTGCGTTAATCCTTACGGCATCCAAGCTATTACCAAGAGTCTAATCAACAATAAAACGCTTACCAGCATTGATTTGACGGACAACTTTTTAAACGACGACGCCTGCTTCCATTTAGGTGAGATGCTGACAACGAATACTATGTTAACTGAGTTAAATCTTTCGGGATGTAGGATTGGGCCGAGCGGAACTCTCAGACTATGTGCGGGACTGCCGACGAACAAAATTTTAAAGGTGATCAATCTTAGTCGGAATCAGATGGGTGATTCCGGTACTGATCACTTCGCTCAAGCTATATTCTCCCGATCTGATGTTCAGGAAGTTAACCTTTCCAACAATAGCATCAGCGGAAAAGGTGCACAAACTCTCTCTGAAGCTTTAGAGTGGAACAACAAAATAACACACTTAGACCTATCCCGCAACCTTTTGTATTCCTTCCCTTCCGGACTCTGCAACCTACTCATTGAGTTAGGCAACAGCGacttacttaaatatataaactTATCATGGAACAGTTTAAGTGGCACCAAAATATCCGGAGGAATAAAACAGATATTCAAGGCAAAATTCTTGCAACATTTAGACATCAGCAATAACAAGCTATCGACCACAGAAGTCGCATTAGACCTGACTGTCTTTATGTCAAAACCCAAGAAAATGGTCACTTATAACGTTTCATACAACCCGATTAGCGCCGCGGATTCCATACTCTTTATACATAAATTACAAACCAAGATAGTTAAAATACAGAAACTTTATATGGATGGTATTACTGTAAATGTAGactttataaaaatgttaaacgCTATGAAGCAATTACCAGTTAAACAAAACGTAGAAGTAACTTACGGATATGTTGAAGGATTATACAAGGCAACAAGTGCAGACTCTAGGGAAACGACGCTGAACCGAGTAGAGTATATATGCAAGAAGCCTAAGAAACATAAAGTAGACATAGCGCTAGTGATTTACCAACTACTGAAAGAAGGAAGCAATATGTTAGAAATAAAGGAATTTACAGATGCGATTAAATTTGCAGGAGTTGTTTTAGAAGATGGGCTTATAGCAGAGTTGGCTAGCATTTTCCCTGGACCTGCCTCTAAAAAAGGGGCGAAGAGGGTTGATGTTGCGATGATGGGGGAGTATATGAAGAGGAAATGGCCTGAGAGGAAGCTACCGCCGACGCCGCCGCCTGAACCGGAGCCAATCCCTGCACCAGTTCCAGAGAAAGGGAAGAAGGGAGGGAAAGAAGCAAAAGGGAAGGGAAAGAAGTAG